From a region of the Desulfuromonas sp. KJ2020 genome:
- a CDS encoding outer membrane protein assembly factor BamD, with product MEIQKLKKQLLKEEIRRQRRNSRFSPRLISGVFLFLTLLIAAGWYYVGLDGRQERLFDKAEEFFQSGQYEKAVHSFHRLYEKHPENEKAAEALYRSGDILNLYLNKYHEAILAFLLVARDYDDQTWAQKAQFQVADIYKNRLRDYPKAIVAYQKLLDRGVADSDRIQYEIGDAYFRLNNYEQARIEFEGLVKSYPESNLVPEVKYRIALAQSLEGQLKKAEKTFREVIEAYPGDPFALEARFGLATVLEEQERLRESLIELQKLKGVYPKEDALTKRINQVEERIRKKKKAI from the coding sequence ATGGAGATACAGAAGCTGAAGAAGCAGCTTTTGAAGGAGGAGATCAGGAGGCAGAGGAGGAACTCTAGGTTCTCTCCTCGCCTGATCTCGGGTGTTTTTCTCTTCCTCACTCTTCTGATTGCCGCAGGCTGGTACTATGTCGGACTGGATGGCAGGCAGGAGCGGCTTTTTGATAAAGCTGAGGAATTTTTTCAGAGTGGCCAGTATGAAAAAGCGGTGCATTCATTCCATCGCCTTTATGAAAAACACCCGGAAAACGAAAAGGCGGCGGAGGCCCTTTATCGGTCCGGGGATATCCTCAATCTTTATCTGAATAAATACCATGAAGCGATACTGGCCTTTCTACTGGTAGCGCGGGACTACGATGACCAGACCTGGGCTCAAAAAGCCCAGTTTCAGGTGGCGGATATATACAAAAACCGGCTCAGGGATTATCCGAAGGCCATCGTGGCCTACCAGAAACTACTCGATCGCGGCGTCGCGGATTCCGACCGTATCCAGTATGAAATAGGAGATGCCTACTTTCGTCTCAACAATTATGAACAGGCTCGTATCGAGTTTGAAGGTCTTGTAAAAAGCTATCCGGAAAGTAATCTTGTTCCTGAGGTGAAGTACCGGATAGCCTTGGCCCAGTCGCTGGAGGGGCAGCTTAAAAAGGCGGAAAAAACTTTCAGGGAGGTCATCGAAGCCTACCCGGGTGACCCTTTTGCGTTGGAAGCACGTTTCGGTTTGGCGACCGTTCTCGAAGAACAGGAACGACTGCGTGAGTCGCTGATCGAGCTTCAGAAGCTAAAAGGCGTCTACCCCAAGGAAGATGCCCTCACGAAAAGAATCAATCAGGTCGAGGAGCGCATCCGCAAGAAGAAAAAAGCCATTTGA
- the gyrA gene encoding DNA gyrase subunit A codes for MLSEQNKVTINIEDEMRKSYMDYAMSVIIGRALPDVRDGLKPVHRRVLFAMNDLGNDYNKPYKKSARVVGDVIGKYHPHGDTAVYDTIVRLAQDFSMRHPLVDGQGNFGSIDGDSAAAMRYTEIRMDRLAHELLADIDKETVDFGPNYDDSLVEPLVLPAKFPNLLVNGSEGIAVGMATKIPPHNLGEVIDGLVAIIDDPRLDTDDLMRHIPGPDFPTAGFIFGLEGIREAYRTGRGIIKMRARALVEKDKRTGREAIIVTEIPYQVNKARLIEKIAELVKDKKLEGISDLRDESDRDGMRIVIELKKDVIPTIILNQLYKMTAMQSSFGIIMLAIVGGQPRILALRDVLDYFLDHRKEVVTRRCIFELKKAEARAHILEGFKIALDNLDEVIEIIKTSMNSPEAKERLMARFGFSDIQAQAILDMRLHRLTGLEREKILEEYRNILALIARLKEILASEVEIFKIIREELLELKEKFANPRRTEIVPMTGDLSLEDLIVEEDMVVTVTHSGYIKRNAVSLYRAQRRGGKGKTGIKPKDEDFVERLFIASTHSYVLVFTDQGKVYWLKVHEIPQGGRASRGKAIVNLLQLSPEEQVTSILPVKEFTEGKYIITATRHGIVKKTDLMSYSNPRSGGIIALTIDEGDRLVSTRLTDGSMDILLASRNGKAIRFPESGVRSMGRSARGVRGMMLEEDDHIIGMEVVTDTTASTLVTVTENGYGKRTDLDEYRIQSRGGKGIITIKTSQRNGKVVDIKLVTDDVDLMFITDRGKVLRTSVAALSVIGRNTQGVRLMVLEPEERIVAVAKLAEKDEENGDTEAEEAAFEGGDQEAEEEL; via the coding sequence ATGTTATCTGAACAGAATAAAGTCACCATAAACATAGAAGATGAAATGCGTAAGTCCTATATGGACTACGCGATGAGCGTCATTATCGGCCGGGCGCTGCCCGATGTTCGCGATGGTCTAAAGCCCGTTCACAGGCGTGTTCTTTTCGCCATGAACGACCTGGGTAATGACTACAACAAACCCTATAAGAAATCGGCTCGTGTGGTCGGGGATGTCATCGGTAAATATCACCCTCATGGGGATACGGCTGTTTATGACACAATTGTCCGCCTCGCCCAGGATTTTTCCATGCGGCACCCGCTGGTCGACGGTCAGGGGAATTTCGGCTCAATCGATGGCGACTCGGCGGCCGCCATGCGCTACACCGAGATCCGCATGGACCGTCTGGCCCATGAACTCCTGGCGGATATCGATAAGGAAACGGTCGATTTTGGTCCTAACTACGATGATTCGCTGGTTGAGCCATTGGTTCTGCCAGCCAAGTTCCCCAATCTTCTGGTGAACGGCTCCGAGGGTATTGCGGTTGGCATGGCCACCAAAATTCCACCTCACAATCTGGGTGAAGTTATAGACGGCCTGGTAGCGATTATCGACGATCCCCGTCTCGATACGGATGACCTCATGCGTCATATTCCGGGTCCTGATTTTCCAACGGCCGGTTTTATTTTCGGGCTGGAGGGTATCCGTGAGGCCTATCGCACGGGGCGCGGCATTATCAAAATGCGCGCCAGGGCGCTGGTGGAAAAGGACAAGCGGACGGGAAGAGAAGCGATCATCGTTACCGAAATCCCCTATCAGGTCAACAAGGCCAGACTGATCGAAAAAATCGCCGAATTGGTCAAGGATAAAAAACTGGAGGGGATTTCCGACCTGCGCGACGAGTCTGACCGCGATGGCATGCGCATCGTCATCGAGCTGAAGAAAGACGTGATTCCCACCATCATTCTGAATCAGCTCTACAAGATGACCGCCATGCAGTCTTCCTTTGGTATCATCATGCTGGCCATCGTCGGTGGCCAGCCCCGCATTCTGGCCTTGCGGGATGTTCTGGATTACTTCCTCGATCACCGCAAAGAGGTCGTCACCCGTCGTTGCATTTTTGAGCTCAAAAAAGCCGAGGCCAGAGCCCATATTTTGGAAGGTTTCAAGATCGCCCTCGATAATCTTGACGAGGTGATCGAGATCATCAAGACCTCGATGAATTCACCGGAAGCCAAAGAGAGGCTGATGGCACGGTTTGGTTTTTCGGATATCCAGGCCCAAGCCATCCTTGATATGCGCCTGCATCGCCTGACCGGCCTGGAGCGAGAAAAGATTCTGGAAGAGTACCGCAATATTCTGGCCCTGATCGCCCGACTCAAAGAGATCCTGGCCAGTGAGGTGGAGATTTTCAAGATTATTCGGGAAGAACTTCTGGAACTCAAAGAGAAATTCGCCAACCCACGAAGAACCGAGATTGTGCCGATGACCGGCGACCTCTCCCTGGAAGACCTGATCGTCGAAGAGGACATGGTTGTCACCGTCACCCACTCAGGCTATATCAAGCGAAATGCGGTTTCTCTCTACCGGGCTCAGCGCCGCGGGGGCAAGGGGAAAACCGGCATTAAACCAAAGGATGAGGATTTTGTCGAACGGCTGTTTATCGCCTCGACCCACTCCTATGTCCTGGTCTTTACCGATCAGGGGAAGGTGTACTGGCTCAAGGTCCATGAAATTCCGCAGGGCGGCAGAGCCTCTCGCGGCAAGGCGATCGTCAACCTTTTGCAGCTTTCGCCGGAAGAGCAGGTGACGTCCATTCTGCCCGTCAAGGAATTTACCGAAGGCAAATACATCATCACCGCAACGCGGCACGGCATCGTGAAGAAAACGGACCTGATGTCCTACTCCAATCCGCGTTCGGGCGGCATTATCGCCTTGACCATCGATGAAGGGGACCGTCTGGTTTCGACCCGTCTGACCGATGGGAGCATGGATATTCTTCTGGCCAGCCGTAACGGTAAAGCCATACGTTTCCCCGAGTCCGGCGTACGTTCCATGGGGCGCTCGGCTCGCGGTGTCCGTGGCATGATGCTCGAAGAGGACGATCATATCATCGGCATGGAGGTGGTGACGGACACAACTGCTTCTACTCTGGTGACCGTGACGGAAAATGGATATGGGAAGAGGACCGATCTGGACGAATACCGTATTCAGAGCCGCGGCGGCAAAGGGATTATTACCATCAAAACGTCTCAGCGAAACGGGAAGGTGGTGGATATTAAACTGGTGACGGATGATGTGGATCTTATGTTCATCACCGACCGAGGCAAGGTCCTGCGGACCAGTGTTGCCGCCCTGTCGGTGATTGGACGCAACACGCAAGGGGTTCGTCTGATGGTACTTGAACCTGAAGAAAGGATCGTCGCTGTCGCCAAACTTGCGGAGAAGGACGAGGAAAATGGAGATACAGAAGCTGAAGAAGCAGCTTTTGAAGGAGGAGATCAGGAGGCAGAGGAGGAACTCTAG
- the nth gene encoding endonuclease III, with protein sequence MSKKRKNAEVLATLAILENLYPEAHCALNYRNPWELLVATILSAQCTDVRVNEVTRTLFQRFPEMKDFAAADLCDLEEAVRSTGFFRNKAKGIQGSAQVLLEKHGGVVPRTLDELVALPGVGRKTANVVLGNAFNIPGMVVDTHVGRVSRRLGWTTATTPEAVERELCELLPPEKWAKTSHILIFHGRRFCKAPTALCSTCPLLDRCPRHGVTRSR encoded by the coding sequence ATGTCGAAGAAAAGGAAAAATGCTGAGGTACTGGCCACCCTGGCGATCCTTGAAAATTTATATCCCGAGGCCCATTGCGCCCTTAATTATCGGAACCCCTGGGAACTTCTGGTGGCGACCATTCTGTCGGCCCAGTGCACGGATGTAAGGGTTAATGAGGTCACCCGGACTCTTTTCCAGAGATTTCCAGAGATGAAAGACTTTGCTGCCGCTGATCTGTGTGACCTGGAAGAGGCGGTGCGGTCTACCGGATTTTTCCGGAACAAAGCCAAAGGAATTCAGGGTTCCGCCCAAGTATTGCTGGAAAAGCATGGGGGCGTTGTGCCTCGGACCCTGGATGAGCTGGTGGCCTTGCCCGGCGTAGGAAGAAAAACGGCCAACGTGGTGCTGGGAAATGCCTTCAACATCCCAGGCATGGTGGTCGATACCCATGTGGGTCGGGTCTCGCGGCGTCTTGGCTGGACAACCGCCACAACACCGGAGGCCGTTGAGCGGGAGCTGTGTGAGCTGTTGCCCCCGGAAAAATGGGCTAAGACCAGTCATATCCTTATTTTTCATGGCAGGCGATTCTGTAAGGCACCCACGGCACTATGTTCCACCTGTCCCCTGTTGGATCGGTGCCCGCGACATGGTGTGACGCGATCCCGCTGA
- a CDS encoding endonuclease/exonuclease/phosphatase family protein, translating into MTTVRIMTYNIRKATGTDGRQDPGRIAEVIAEAAPDIVALQDLDRDENRDQLKYLSSRLGMEAYGDLRCSSCAFLSYYPLKGVSAYGLGEGGCCTKADATLSGKRLHLFNVQLSADSVRRRFQVAGLLGPDLLGGCHLCCPTLILGDFADFWLGAGNMALNLELQRARRPWWNSTYPSRLPLFGRDRAYLRGDLRVLESVVSRTPLARQASSHLPMTYTLQVVDPRQYLHLKKLKRNGMEVAPG; encoded by the coding sequence ATGACCACTGTACGGATCATGACGTACAACATCCGGAAAGCCACGGGAACCGATGGCCGCCAAGATCCGGGAAGAATTGCCGAGGTCATAGCCGAGGCGGCACCGGATATTGTGGCTCTGCAGGATCTCGACCGGGACGAGAACAGGGATCAGCTGAAATATCTTTCTTCCCGCCTCGGCATGGAAGCCTATGGTGACCTTCGTTGCAGCAGTTGCGCCTTTTTATCCTACTATCCGCTAAAAGGGGTTTCCGCCTACGGGCTGGGAGAGGGCGGTTGCTGTACCAAGGCCGATGCCACACTTTCCGGCAAGAGGCTCCACCTTTTTAATGTCCAGCTGTCTGCCGACTCGGTCCGCCGCCGATTTCAGGTAGCGGGGCTGTTGGGCCCGGATCTTCTTGGAGGCTGCCATCTTTGCTGCCCCACGCTTATTCTCGGCGATTTCGCTGACTTCTGGCTGGGGGCTGGAAATATGGCCCTTAACCTCGAGCTGCAAAGGGCCAGACGACCATGGTGGAACTCAACCTATCCTTCACGGCTGCCGCTTTTTGGTCGGGACCGTGCGTACCTGCGCGGCGATCTGCGCGTACTCGAGTCGGTCGTCTCACGCACCCCCCTGGCCAGACAGGCCTCCTCCCATCTTCCCATGACCTACACGCTGCAGGTCGTGGATCCTCGGCAATATCTTCATCTCAAGAAATTGAAAAGAAACGGCATGGAAGTCGCCCCCGGGTAG
- a CDS encoding NAD(P)H-dependent glycerol-3-phosphate dehydrogenase: MKIGVIGAGSWGTTLANLLAKKGYAVSLWAYEKDLVERMQKTRINDLYLPDFSLSSNLSFSAELVEVSAGKDLLLLVPPSQVMRRVMQEAAKVIDPETLIVSASKGIENDTLQIMSEVLAEVLPATSRTAYLSGPSFAKEVAAEMPTAVTVAAENPAIAKKVQEIFSTDYFRVYTNADVVGVELGGALKNVMALAAGVSDGLGFGYNTRAALITRGLAEMNRLGAAMGADPATFAGLAGMGDLVLTCTGDLSRNRSVGYALGQGRTLQDILQEMTMVAEGVKTTLSTYQLAQKLQVEAPITEQMYLILYENKNPRQAVIDLMQRELKSEAY, from the coding sequence ATGAAAATTGGAGTCATTGGAGCGGGAAGCTGGGGAACGACCCTGGCGAATCTCCTGGCCAAAAAAGGGTACGCCGTATCTCTCTGGGCTTACGAAAAAGATCTGGTAGAAAGGATGCAGAAAACGCGGATCAACGATCTGTACCTTCCCGACTTTTCCTTATCCTCGAATTTGAGTTTCTCCGCGGAGCTAGTCGAGGTATCCGCGGGCAAAGACCTTCTTCTGCTGGTGCCGCCATCGCAGGTCATGCGACGTGTCATGCAGGAGGCCGCCAAGGTTATTGATCCCGAAACCCTGATTGTATCGGCTTCCAAGGGAATCGAAAACGACACACTCCAAATTATGTCGGAAGTATTGGCCGAGGTGCTTCCGGCGACCTCCAGAACGGCCTATCTTTCCGGCCCATCTTTTGCCAAGGAAGTCGCGGCGGAAATGCCGACCGCTGTCACCGTCGCCGCCGAAAATCCAGCCATCGCCAAAAAAGTGCAGGAAATTTTCAGTACGGACTATTTCAGGGTCTATACCAACGCGGATGTCGTCGGGGTGGAACTGGGGGGGGCGCTGAAAAACGTCATGGCCTTGGCCGCCGGCGTTTCCGATGGTCTGGGGTTCGGTTACAATACCAGAGCCGCGTTGATCACGCGTGGGTTGGCTGAAATGAACCGGCTTGGCGCCGCCATGGGCGCCGATCCAGCTACCTTTGCCGGTCTGGCTGGCATGGGAGATCTCGTCCTGACCTGCACGGGGGATCTGTCGCGAAACCGCTCAGTGGGTTACGCCCTTGGCCAGGGTCGTACCCTTCAGGACATCCTGCAGGAGATGACCATGGTCGCCGAAGGGGTTAAAACGACCCTTTCAACCTATCAACTGGCCCAAAAGCTTCAGGTTGAAGCTCCCATAACCGAGCAGATGTACCTGATCCTGTATGAAAACAAGAACCCCAGACAGGCAGTCATCGACCTGATGCAGAGAGAACTCAAATCCGAAGCCTATTGA
- the gyrB gene encoding DNA topoisomerase (ATP-hydrolyzing) subunit B → MTETNLTGYGAESIKVLEGLSAVRKRPAMYIGSTGPMGLHHLVYEVVDNSIDEALAGYCDEVVITIHLDGSVTVEDNGRGIPVDMHPTQKKTAAEVVMTVLHAGGKFDNDTYKVSGGLHGVGVSVVNALSEKLDLEIRRNNRIYRQSYLRGVPSAPLSEHGETKKRGTKITFWPDGEIFETTDFSFEILSQRLRELAFLNAGVKINISDERNEKSHEFHYEGGIASFVEYLNRAKTPLHPTPIYFHGQKEGVDLEVAIQYNDGYDEKIFTFANNINTHEGGTHLIGFKAALTRTMNSYATANNLLKNIKTAISGDDLREGMAAVISVKLSNPQFEGQTKTKLGNSEIKGFVETMMNDKLAIFLEENPQIAKKILEKGIEAARAREAARKARDLTRRKGALDGLALPGKLADCQEKDPALCEIYLVEGDSAGGSAKQGRDRRFQAILPLKGKILNVEKSRFDKMLTSNEIRTLITAMGTGIGKEDFDISKMRYHRIIIMTDADVDGSHIRTLLLTFFFRQMPAMIEKGYLYIAQPPLFKVKRGKKEIYLKDEMSLQEYLLDEGTEGMTIQMEKSGKAIRGKQIIPTLKNIIDYNTLFEKMVRKGVNRELLRIFVHGKVQNGFSDMEDLSPLADRLKTLEPRADFEPINDPPRILFTLGSIRARIDQNILEILSSHEYTLLLQAYRKIEDICRDEKAFVSSEGKEEAKIDTVQDLLTFFMDRAKKGQYIQRYKGLGEMNPEQLWETTMDPDKRVLLQVKVEDAVEADEIFTVLMGDQVEPRREFIENNALNVSNLDI, encoded by the coding sequence ATGACTGAAACAAATTTAACGGGATACGGAGCAGAAAGTATAAAAGTCTTAGAAGGTCTTTCAGCTGTACGTAAAAGACCTGCGATGTATATTGGTTCAACCGGTCCAATGGGTTTACACCATCTCGTATATGAAGTAGTTGACAATTCAATTGATGAAGCTCTTGCTGGTTATTGTGATGAGGTTGTCATCACAATTCATCTCGATGGATCGGTCACGGTGGAAGATAATGGTCGGGGTATTCCAGTCGATATGCATCCAACCCAGAAAAAAACCGCCGCTGAGGTAGTTATGACTGTACTTCATGCCGGGGGAAAGTTTGATAATGACACTTATAAAGTATCGGGTGGACTTCATGGCGTTGGTGTATCCGTTGTAAACGCTCTTTCTGAAAAACTCGATCTTGAAATTCGTCGAAACAATAGAATTTACAGACAAAGTTATCTAAGAGGGGTTCCCAGTGCCCCTTTGTCTGAGCACGGGGAAACAAAAAAAAGAGGAACTAAAATTACATTCTGGCCAGATGGTGAAATTTTCGAAACAACGGATTTTTCATTCGAAATACTCTCACAGCGTTTGAGGGAACTGGCTTTTCTTAATGCCGGCGTGAAAATAAACATCAGTGATGAAAGAAACGAAAAGAGTCATGAGTTTCATTATGAAGGAGGTATAGCCTCGTTTGTCGAATATCTGAATAGGGCCAAGACCCCGCTTCATCCGACGCCTATTTATTTTCACGGCCAAAAAGAGGGTGTCGATCTCGAGGTGGCTATCCAGTACAACGACGGCTACGATGAAAAAATATTTACATTTGCCAATAATATCAATACCCATGAAGGGGGTACCCATCTTATAGGGTTTAAAGCTGCCTTGACCCGTACAATGAATTCCTACGCTACGGCCAACAACCTGCTTAAAAATATCAAAACTGCCATTTCCGGTGACGATTTACGGGAAGGGATGGCAGCCGTTATTTCTGTTAAACTTTCCAATCCTCAGTTTGAGGGACAGACCAAAACCAAACTCGGTAATTCCGAGATTAAAGGTTTTGTCGAAACCATGATGAATGACAAACTAGCGATTTTCCTTGAAGAAAATCCTCAGATCGCCAAAAAAATATTGGAAAAGGGTATTGAGGCTGCCCGGGCCAGGGAGGCGGCCAGAAAAGCCAGAGACCTGACTCGACGCAAGGGTGCTCTAGACGGTTTGGCGCTGCCAGGCAAACTGGCTGACTGTCAGGAAAAAGATCCGGCACTCTGTGAAATTTATCTTGTCGAGGGCGACAGTGCCGGTGGGAGTGCCAAACAAGGTCGTGATCGTCGCTTTCAGGCCATTTTGCCGCTGAAAGGAAAAATTCTTAACGTCGAAAAATCCCGGTTTGATAAAATGCTCACCTCCAATGAGATCCGTACGTTGATTACGGCCATGGGAACGGGTATCGGCAAGGAGGATTTTGACATTTCCAAAATGCGTTATCATCGCATTATCATCATGACCGATGCGGACGTCGACGGTTCCCACATCAGAACCTTGCTTTTAACCTTCTTTTTCAGGCAGATGCCAGCCATGATTGAGAAGGGTTACCTTTATATTGCTCAGCCTCCTCTTTTTAAGGTGAAGAGGGGTAAAAAAGAAATTTACCTCAAGGATGAAATGTCTCTCCAGGAATACCTTCTCGATGAAGGAACCGAAGGGATGACAATTCAGATGGAAAAGAGTGGAAAAGCTATTAGGGGTAAACAGATTATCCCGACCCTTAAAAACATTATCGACTACAATACACTCTTTGAAAAAATGGTCCGAAAAGGGGTCAATAGGGAACTGCTGCGTATTTTTGTCCATGGAAAAGTGCAAAATGGGTTCTCCGATATGGAAGATCTTTCTCCGTTGGCCGACAGGTTAAAGACCTTGGAGCCACGTGCGGATTTTGAACCCATTAACGATCCGCCCCGGATACTGTTCACTCTCGGTAGTATCAGAGCCCGGATAGATCAGAACATTCTTGAAATTCTCTCCTCCCACGAGTATACGCTGCTCCTGCAGGCGTATCGGAAAATCGAGGACATTTGCCGGGACGAAAAAGCTTTTGTCTCTTCGGAAGGCAAAGAGGAGGCCAAAATAGACACCGTCCAGGATCTGCTGACCTTCTTTATGGATCGCGCTAAAAAAGGACAATACATTCAGCGCTATAAAGGCTTGGGAGAAATGAACCCCGAACAATTGTGGGAGACGACCATGGATCCCGATAAACGGGTTCTGCTTCAGGTGAAAGTTGAAGACGCCGTGGAAGCGGATGAAATATTTACCGTTCTGATGGGGGACCAGGTAGAGCCAAGAAGAGAATTCATCGAAAATAACGCTTTGAATGTATCGAACCTCGACATCTGA
- a CDS encoding peptidylprolyl isomerase, whose protein sequence is MKSLLVSLLTLLLAATTGVAAPLVLIETNRGSIKVELAPDQAPATVKNFLGYVESGFYNGTIFHRVIPGFMIQGGGFDEGLEQKVTRSPIKNEADNGLSNLRGTIAMARTQVVDSATSQFFINLKDNAFLDHRGKMPSTYGYAVFGKVTEGMEVVDAIAAEKTTATGARFQNLPVKTVKILSINKISAD, encoded by the coding sequence ATGAAAAGTCTTCTTGTAAGCCTGCTCACGCTGCTTCTCGCCGCCACAACGGGTGTGGCAGCGCCTCTGGTACTGATCGAGACAAATCGTGGTTCAATCAAGGTGGAACTCGCACCCGACCAGGCTCCGGCCACCGTGAAGAATTTTCTCGGCTACGTGGAAAGTGGGTTCTATAACGGAACCATTTTTCATCGGGTCATCCCCGGCTTCATGATTCAGGGGGGAGGCTTTGACGAGGGTCTAGAACAGAAGGTCACCAGGTCGCCCATTAAAAACGAAGCAGACAATGGTCTGTCGAACCTTCGGGGAACGATTGCCATGGCCAGAACCCAGGTCGTCGACAGTGCCACCAGTCAGTTTTTCATCAATCTCAAGGACAATGCCTTTCTGGATCATCGCGGTAAGATGCCGTCAACCTATGGGTACGCCGTATTTGGCAAAGTGACGGAGGGGATGGAGGTGGTGGATGCGATCGCCGCCGAAAAGACCACGGCGACGGGGGCCAGGTTTCAGAATCTCCCGGTAAAAACGGTGAAAATTCTGTCGATCAACAAGATATCCGCAGACTGA